The Iamia majanohamensis genome window below encodes:
- a CDS encoding alpha/beta fold hydrolase, whose translation MTVPLPLHPEAPDWFRRALAVPVTDEVVEVGGCPIHYLAWGERGRPGLVFVHGGGAHAHWWTHVAASFAAELRVVAIDLSGHGDSGHREVYEFEQWTDGVMAVTEDAAIEGLPVVVGHSMGGFVTIATAAMHPDRVSGVVICDSPVTEPDPEVASYRLKQAFGGDPRTYGTVDEALARFRTVPAQDRYLPYVMDHVARRSLAEVDGGYRWKFDREVFAQFAGGSIRAVALPHLRRIVARFALLRSENGLVTRDIGDFMNAELGSVATVAEIPEAGHHPMLDEPLILLTALRTLLADWEHSEPHRRRR comes from the coding sequence GTGACCGTGCCCCTGCCTCTGCACCCCGAGGCCCCCGACTGGTTCCGGCGGGCCCTGGCCGTCCCCGTCACCGACGAGGTGGTCGAGGTCGGGGGCTGCCCCATCCACTACCTGGCGTGGGGCGAGCGCGGCCGGCCGGGCCTGGTGTTCGTCCACGGCGGCGGGGCCCACGCCCACTGGTGGACCCACGTGGCCGCCTCCTTCGCGGCCGAGCTCCGGGTGGTGGCCATCGACCTCTCGGGCCACGGCGACAGCGGCCATCGCGAGGTCTACGAGTTCGAGCAGTGGACCGACGGGGTCATGGCCGTGACCGAGGACGCCGCCATCGAGGGCCTGCCGGTGGTGGTGGGCCACTCCATGGGCGGCTTCGTCACCATCGCCACTGCGGCCATGCACCCCGACCGGGTGTCGGGCGTGGTGATCTGCGACTCACCGGTGACCGAGCCCGACCCCGAGGTGGCGTCGTACCGGCTGAAGCAGGCCTTCGGCGGCGACCCCCGCACCTACGGCACCGTCGACGAGGCCCTGGCGCGGTTCCGCACCGTCCCGGCCCAGGACCGCTACCTGCCCTACGTCATGGACCACGTGGCCCGGCGTTCGCTGGCCGAGGTCGACGGGGGGTACCGCTGGAAGTTCGACCGCGAGGTGTTCGCCCAGTTCGCGGGCGGCTCCATCCGGGCCGTGGCCCTCCCCCACCTGCGCCGCATCGTGGCCCGCTTCGCCCTGCTGCGCTCCGAGAACGGGCTGGTGACCCGGGACATCGGCGACTTCATGAACGCCGAGCTGGGCTCGGTGGCCACCGTGGCCGAGATCCCCGAGGCCGGACACCACCCGATGCTCGACGAGCCCCTCATCCTGCTCACCGCCCTCCGCACCCTGCTGGCCGACTGGGAGCATTCCGAGCCCCACCGCCGCCGCCGCTAG